The following proteins come from a genomic window of Miscanthus floridulus cultivar M001 chromosome 2, ASM1932011v1, whole genome shotgun sequence:
- the LOC136527642 gene encoding fluoride export protein 1-like, producing MESSSARSNVSEGNHLGYVRSTSMDSTGPPLANRSGSMLSRRSSRQGSRGSISLSRDMGDSILSSMRHSLQSADQLLGDIDSSVLAQLIESGRVLSPEGDVDEDTARISEHHKIGPLPDDAIKQNSNKFASAPVSSAETKDTISNVLADSSTKVEPYKLSLRLDYAAYMIHLAVFGFFGVFTRYGLQKLFGPDCLALTSDQSPLYPDLPSNMLGSFLMGWFGIIFKADIRYMSDHLIVGITTGYMGSLTTFSGWNQKMVGLSSKGHWVYAIAGVVLGMFIVNESIMIGAETGERLRSLILKYIREKSLIGHKYDWEHWRVDTRTKQFVLLSVMIILMSFFWILSIVLTVVKMHSLADGAVLWMGCSVAPPGVWLRWYLARLNGQGIGKQRSLKWLPIGTLVANVLAAGIMAILAVTSKAVHTERSTTIISGIQLGFLGCLSTVSTFAAEVYTMRRSGQIARAFVYAASTFLLSFVLGTLVYSVPVWEKHYK from the exons ATGGAGAGCTCCTCAGCTAGGAGCAATGTTTCTGAGGGGAATCACCTGGGTTATGTGAGAAGCACATCTATGGATTCCACTGGTCCTCCGTTAGCTAATAGGTCTGGCTCAATGTTAAGCAGGAGAAGTAGCAGACAGGGCTCAAGGGGATCCATCAGCCTCTCAAGGGATATGGGGGACTCCATACTGAGCTCGATGAGGCATTCTCTTCAGTCGGCGGATCAATTGCTAGGAGACATCGATAGCTCAGTTCTGGCTCAGCTCATCGAAAGTGGTCGTGTTCTATCACCCGAAGGCGATGTTGATGAGGATACAGCAAGAATCTCTGAGCATCATAAGATTGGCCCTCTTCCAGATGATGCAATAAAGCAAAACAGCAACAAATTTGCATCAGCACCTGTATCTTCAGCGGAGACAAAAGATACTATTTCTAATGTCCTAGCAGATTCATCTACCAAG GTTGAACCATATAAGCTTTCTCTGAGGCTCGACTATGCTGCTTACATGATCCATTTAGCTGTCTTTGGCTTTTTCGGG GTATTCACAAGGTATGGGCTCCAAAAGCTGTTTGGCCCAGACTGCTTGGCACTCACCTCAGACCAAAGCCCGCTTTACCCTGACCTTCCATCTAATATG CTTGGATCTTTCTTGATGGGCTGGTTTGGTATCATATTCAAGGCTGATATACGATACATGTCTGACCATCTTATCGTCGGAATCACAACTGGATACATGGGAAGCCTTACAACCTTCAGTGGGTGGAACCAGAAAATGGTTGGTTTGTCTTCCAAAGGTCACTGGGTATATGCTATAGCGGGCGTAGTACTAG GGATGTTCATTGTCAATGAGTCCATCATGATTGGTGCTGAGACGGGTGAGCGCCTACGGAGTTTGATCCTGAAATACATCAGGGAGAAGAGTTTGATAGGTCACAAATATGACTGGGAGCACTGGAGGGTGGATACCAGGACTAAGCAGTTTGTGCTTTTGTCAGTGATGATAATTTTGATGTCTTTCTTTTGGATTTTGAGCATAGTGTTGACTGTAGTAAAGATGCATAGTCTTGCTGACGGTGCTGTCCTTTGGATGGGCTGCTCGGTAGCACCTCCAGGAGTTTGGCTACGCTGGTACCTGGCAAGGCTCAATGGCCAGGGAATTGGCAAGCAGAGATCCTTGAAATGGCTGCCCATTGGGACCCTGGTAGCCAATGTTCTTGCTGCAGGCATCATGGCCATTCTTGCTGTAACCTCCAAAGCG GTACATACAGAGCGATCGACAACTATTATTAGTGGAATACAGCTTGGCTTCCTTGGTTGCTTGAGCACAGTGTCTACTTTTGCTGCTGAAGTGTATACAATGAGAAGAAGCGGGCAGATTGCCAGGGCCTTTGTTTATGCCGCATCCACTTTCCTGCTTTCTTTTGTGCTGGGAACTCTAGTGTATTCTGTGCCAGTTTGGGAAAAGCATTATAAATGA
- the LOC136536853 gene encoding pentatricopeptide repeat-containing protein At2g21090-like → MPVPGEPSPPASPPRYSGLLAALHSCISSGNAPAAVSLLPTLARAGLRAPFPLLTSLASLLLLRPAAPSFPSLAGRLLLYVRLAGLKRLVPCSTQLADRLLSLNFLLGRPRDARRLFTKMPRPRVHSYNAMLAGYARLALAEPASEVFASMPHRELVSYNAVMLALGRGGEARGAVELYSELRNMYPSLGYSHHTFLALLVAGARLMDRELARQFHGHLVVLGFLSDVKIASSLLDVYRKCHCVDDARKLFDEMHIKDVHMWTTVVCSCAEDGQLATARQLFDQMPERNAFSWNALIEGYVCHGQPMDALNMFQHLMKEGLQPDQITLGCCLSACAAMRSLKLGQQIHGMLLRCGFDRSAMIISSIIDMYSKCSFLSGALEVFSLTGREKKNAVLWNVMLSALCHHGHEQDAIGLFVQMIHERQKPDANTFFLVLTACCHCGLVEEGMNFFDLMSERYRIVPGQEHYFCMVDLVSHASSNDKVIEWIKSSPFSFNVRVWEVLVRNCTIHGNIELLNKVEEQLARLDHPE, encoded by the coding sequence ATGCCCGTCCCCGGCGAGCCGTCTCCTCCGGCCTCGCCTCCACGGTACTCGGGCCTCCTCGCCGCTCTCCACAGCTGTATATCTTCCGGCAACGCCCCCGCGGCTGTCTCCCTTCTGCCCACCCTCGCTCGCGCCGGCCTGCGCGCGCCGTTCCCGCTCCTCACCTCCCTCGCGAGCCTCCTCCTGCTCCGCCCAGCCGCGCCGTCCTTTCCCTCCCTGGCTGGCCGCCTCCTCCTCTACGTCCGCCTCGCGGGCCTCAAGCGCCTCGTCCCCTGCTCCACTCAGCTGGCCGACCGCCTCCTTTCACTTAACTTCCTCCTGGGCCGCCCGCGCGACGCACGCCGGCTGTTCACCAAAATGCCCCGCCCCAGGGTCCACTCCTACAACGCCATGCTCGCTGGGTACGCGCGCCTGGCACTCGCGGAACCCGCTTCTGAGGTCTTTGCCTCCATGCCACACCGGGAGCTCGTCTCTTACAATGCTGTTATGCTCGCGCTCGGGCGTGGCGGCGAAGCGAGGGGAGCTGTGGAGCTGTACTCCGAGCTCCGAAACATGTACCCCTCCCTTGGGTACAGCCATCACACCTTCTTGGCGCTCCTTGTGGCCGGCGCCCGGCTCATGGATAGGGAGCTTGCCAGGCAATTCCATGGCCATTTGGTGGTTCTCGGGTTCTTGTCTGATGTGAAAATTGCCAGCTCTCTTCTTGATGTTTATAGAAAATGCCATTGTGTTGATGATGCTAGGAAGCTGTTTGACGAGATGCATATCAAGGATGTGCATATGTGGACGACAGTAGTTTGTTCCTGTGCTGAAGATGGCCAACTGGCTACCGCTCGTCAGCTCTTTGATCAGATGCCAGAGAGGAATGCATTTTCATGGAATGCCCTCATTGAGGGATATGTTTGCCATGGGCAGCCAATGGATGCACTGAATATGTTTCAACACTTGATGAAGGAAGGTTTGCAGCCAGATCAAATCACCTTGGGTTGTTGCCTGAGTGCTTGTGCAGCTATGCGTTCACTGAAACTTGGGCAGCAGATCCATGGAATGTTGCTAAGATGTGGTTTTGATCGAAGTGCAATGATCATTAGCTCAATCATTGACATGTATTCAAAATGCAGCTTTTTGTCTGGTGCCTTAGAGGTGTTCAGCCTAACAGGTAGGGAAAAGAAGAATGCAGTGTTGTGGAATGTCATGTTGTCTGCTCTGTGTCATCATGGTCATGAACAGGATGCGATTGGATTGTTTGTTCAGATGATTCATGAAAGACAGAAGCCTGATGCTAATACAttctttctggttttgacggctTGCTGCCACTGCGGCCTAGTTGAAGAAGGGATGAATTTTTTTGATTTGATGAGTGAGAGATACAGGATTGTTCCAGGACAAGAGCACTATTTTTGTATGGTTGATTTGGTTAGCCATGCATCATCCAATGATAAAGTAATTGAATGGATCAAAAGCTCACCATTTAGTTTTAACGTACGAGTTTGGGAAGTTCTTGTTAGGAATTGCACCATACATGGGAACATTGAATTGTTGAATAAGGTAGAGGAGCAACTGGCTAGATTGGACCATCCAGAATGA